A region of Rhinoraja longicauda isolate Sanriku21f unplaced genomic scaffold, sRhiLon1.1 Scf001315, whole genome shotgun sequence DNA encodes the following proteins:
- the LOC144591649 gene encoding echinoderm microtubule-associated protein-like 4, translated as MSVLRPSYLPLAGEDDSISGASTSDVQDRLSSLELRVQQQEDEITVLKAALADVLRRLALSEDQTASLRKTSPGKGQPVLREAYSLSCITNGSSMTRKPMHSSALSVARKETLASVAKSYGLKEQKSNPEKNEKHEEKETNGETRPNHQNQAQTCQSSQSPQSQSHTQENKNPASAKSVKRSSTIERSQNVGLEGTDESRNKMLRAHSTSKLLKHKSTD; from the exons ATGAGCGTTTTGAGGCCCTCGTACTTACCGTTGGCTGGTGAAG atgacagcatctctggtgcaagTACATCTGATGTCCAAGACCGCCTTTCTTCCCTTGAGTTAAGGGTCCAACAGCAGGAGGATGAGATCACAGTTCTGAAAGCAGCCCTGGCAGATGTACTGAGGCGCTTGGCTCTCTCTGAAGATCAGACTGCTTCCCTGAGGAAAACATCACCTGGTAAAG GACAGCCAGTCTTACGTGAAGCCTATTCTCTGTCATGTATAACCAATGGGAGTTCAATGACTAGAAAACCAATGCACAGTTCGGCTCTATCTGTTGCCAGGAAGGAGACACTCGCTTCTGTTGCAAAAAG TTATGGGCTGAAAGAGCAAAAAAG CAATCCGGAGAAAAATGAAAAACACGAGGAAAAAGAGACAAATGGCGAGACTCGGCCTAATCATCAAAATCAAGCACAAACTTGTCAATCCTCTCAATCTCCCCAATCGCAAAGCCACACCCAAGAGAACAAGAACCCTGCTTCAGCCAAAAG TGTAAAGCGGAGTTCAACAATTGAACGGTCACAGAACGTCGGCTTGGAAGGTACCGATGAGAGTCGTAACAAAATGTTGAGAGCACATTCAACGTCGAAATTATTAAAACACAAAAGTACAGATAA